One stretch of Hymenobacter chitinivorans DSM 11115 DNA includes these proteins:
- a CDS encoding DUF5996 family protein, translating into MMDSASPTPWPALPAAAWQDTRQTLHLWTQIVGKTRLALSPMLNHWWQVPLYVTPRGLSTGPMPTAAGSCEIVFDFRRHQLRLHTSAGQQWDMPLQPRSVADFYRHYRALLREAGIHVRIWPVPVEIEDVTPFAEDEHHRAYDATAVERFWDVLLQADQVLNEFRGRFMGKCSPVHFFWGSFDLAVTRFSGRPAPPHPGGMPNLADWVTRESYSAEQCAAGWWPGGNGQEAAFYSYAYPGLPELAHAAVQPAAAFFSPEMGEFFLPYEAARLAPDPRQAVLDFLQSTYVAAAELAHWDRPALERP; encoded by the coding sequence ATGATGGATTCCGCCTCTCCGACCCCGTGGCCGGCCCTGCCCGCCGCTGCCTGGCAAGACACCCGCCAGACCCTGCACCTGTGGACGCAAATCGTGGGTAAGACCCGCCTGGCGCTGAGCCCCATGCTCAACCACTGGTGGCAGGTACCGCTTTACGTCACGCCCCGGGGACTGTCTACCGGCCCGATGCCTACTGCCGCCGGCTCCTGCGAAATCGTGTTCGACTTTCGCCGCCACCAGCTGCGCCTGCACACCAGCGCCGGCCAGCAGTGGGACATGCCGCTGCAGCCCCGGTCCGTGGCCGACTTTTACCGGCACTACCGCGCCCTGCTGCGCGAGGCGGGCATCCACGTCCGGATCTGGCCTGTGCCGGTGGAAATAGAGGACGTGACGCCGTTTGCCGAAGACGAGCACCACCGGGCCTACGACGCAACGGCCGTAGAGCGTTTCTGGGACGTGCTGCTGCAGGCCGACCAAGTGCTCAACGAGTTTCGGGGGCGCTTTATGGGCAAGTGCAGCCCGGTGCACTTTTTCTGGGGCTCGTTTGACCTGGCCGTCACCCGCTTCTCGGGCCGCCCGGCCCCACCCCACCCCGGCGGCATGCCCAACCTGGCCGATTGGGTGACGCGCGAGTCGTACTCGGCCGAGCAGTGCGCCGCCGGCTGGTGGCCCGGCGGCAACGGGCAGGAGGCGGCTTTCTACAGCTACGCCTACCCCGGCTTGCCCGAACTTGCCCACGCCGCAGTGCAGCCCGCCGCCGCGTTTTTCAGCCCCGAAATGGGCGAATTCTTTCTGCCCTACGAAGCGGCCCGCCTGGCTCCCGACCCGCGCCAGGCCGTCCTCGATTTTCTGCAGAGCACCTACGTGGCCGCCGCCGAGCTGGCCCATTGGGACCGGCCGGCGCTGGAACGCCCCTAG
- a CDS encoding 1-phosphofructokinase family hexose kinase — protein MNTIVTLTLNPTVDKSTTADQIIPDQKIRCAAPKFEPGGGGINVSRALRRLGSDSLAVFPVGGPSGTLLRELLTQENIRQAPVEMVSRTRENFIVVDAASGQQYRFGMPGTALSAEEQHQILQTLKHIDQLPEFLVISGSLPPGVEPEFVVKVVRAAKERGVKVVVDTSGPALLRVLEEGVFLAKPNVGELSKMAGVDELDNEAVAEAAHRLVREGKAEIVVVSLGPQGACVVTKELVDHVPAPAVKRRSTVGAGDSMVAGLVHGLASGLSVREVVRLGGACGSAATMNPGTELFRRADVDKLYHWLLQTMPAAAA, from the coding sequence ATGAACACCATCGTCACGCTGACCCTAAACCCGACCGTCGACAAAAGCACGACGGCCGACCAGATTATTCCCGACCAGAAAATCCGCTGCGCCGCGCCTAAGTTTGAGCCCGGCGGGGGTGGTATTAACGTGTCCAGGGCCCTAAGACGGCTCGGCTCCGACTCGCTGGCGGTGTTTCCGGTGGGCGGGCCCAGCGGCACGCTGCTGCGCGAGCTGCTCACCCAGGAAAATATCCGGCAGGCCCCGGTGGAAATGGTCAGCCGCACCCGGGAGAATTTCATTGTCGTCGACGCGGCCAGCGGGCAGCAATACCGCTTCGGCATGCCCGGCACGGCCCTCTCGGCCGAGGAGCAGCACCAGATTCTGCAAACTCTGAAGCACATTGATCAGCTGCCGGAGTTTTTGGTAATCAGCGGCAGCCTGCCGCCGGGCGTCGAGCCTGAGTTTGTGGTAAAAGTGGTGCGCGCAGCCAAGGAGCGGGGCGTGAAAGTGGTGGTCGACACCTCCGGCCCGGCTCTGCTCCGCGTGCTGGAAGAAGGCGTATTCCTGGCCAAGCCCAACGTGGGGGAGCTCAGCAAAATGGCCGGCGTCGATGAGCTCGACAACGAGGCCGTGGCCGAAGCCGCCCACCGCCTGGTGCGCGAGGGCAAGGCGGAAATTGTCGTCGTGTCGCTGGGGCCGCAGGGGGCCTGCGTGGTCACGAAGGAGCTGGTGGACCACGTGCCGGCCCCGGCCGTGAAGCGGCGCAGCACCGTGGGCGCCGGCGACAGTATGGTTGCCGGCCTGGTGCACGGGTTGGCTTCGGGCCTCTCGGTGCGGGAAGTGGTGCGCCTGGGCGGGGCCTGCGGCTCGGCGGCCACCATGAACCCGGGCACCGAGCTGTTTCGGCGCGCAGACGTGGATAAGCTCTACCACTGGCTGCTGCAAACCATGCCCGCGGCGGCGGCGTAG
- a CDS encoding (2Fe-2S)-binding protein has product MSTTTSQAPLGTSTIALPPPTGTVTLKINGVERQLQIAPWTTLLDALREYLDLTGTKKGCDHGQCGACTVLVDGKRINSCLTLAVMQEGADITTIEGLGTEEKLHPLQQAFVDHDAFQCGYCTPGQICSAVGMLTEGKAKTTAEIRELMSGNLCRCGAYTNIVSAIEEVLNQQR; this is encoded by the coding sequence ATGAGTACAACCACTTCCCAAGCACCCTTGGGCACTTCTACTATTGCCCTGCCGCCACCCACGGGCACCGTCACGCTGAAAATAAACGGCGTGGAGCGGCAGCTGCAAATTGCCCCCTGGACCACCTTGCTCGATGCTCTGCGCGAATACCTGGACCTGACCGGCACCAAAAAAGGCTGCGACCATGGCCAGTGCGGGGCCTGTACGGTGCTCGTCGACGGCAAGCGCATCAACTCCTGCCTCACGCTGGCCGTGATGCAGGAAGGCGCCGACATCACGACCATCGAAGGCTTAGGCACCGAGGAAAAGCTCCACCCGCTGCAGCAGGCCTTTGTCGACCACGACGCATTTCAGTGTGGCTACTGCACCCCCGGCCAGATCTGCTCGGCCGTGGGCATGCTCACCGAGGGCAAGGCCAAAACCACCGCCGAAATCCGGGAGCTGATGAGCGGCAACCTCTGCCGCTGCGGGGCTTACACTAACATCGTGTCGGCCATTGAGGAAGTGCTGAATCAGCAACGGTGA
- a CDS encoding FAD binding domain-containing protein — protein MNSFTYTRASGVEAAVREKTADEGVKFIAGGTNLLDLMKENVERPTRLIDLNHLPLKSIEAAPDGGLRLGALATNADTAWDEQVQQRYPLLSQAILAGASPQLRNMATNGGNLFQRTRCYYFYDLATPCNKREPGSGCSAIGGYNRIHAILGTSESCIATHPSDMCIGLAALNATVRVTGPQGERTVKFEDFHRLPEDKPELDNTLAADEIVTAIDLPNEDFSKNFSYLKLRDRQSYAFALVSVAAALQLDGNTIKEARLALGGVAHKPWRDQQAEALLKGQPATEDTFRRAAAAVVENAQGYGHNTFKIELAKRAIVRALKQAAEGTQHASDIFTNSNP, from the coding sequence ATGAACAGTTTCACTTATACCCGCGCCAGTGGCGTGGAAGCGGCCGTCCGGGAAAAGACGGCCGACGAGGGCGTTAAATTCATTGCCGGCGGCACCAACCTGCTGGATTTGATGAAGGAAAACGTGGAGCGGCCCACCCGCCTCATCGACCTCAACCACCTGCCCCTCAAATCCATCGAAGCCGCTCCCGACGGCGGCCTGCGCCTGGGCGCCCTGGCCACCAACGCCGATACAGCCTGGGACGAGCAGGTGCAGCAACGCTACCCGCTGCTGAGTCAGGCTATTCTGGCCGGCGCCTCGCCCCAGCTGCGCAACATGGCTACCAACGGCGGCAACCTGTTTCAGCGCACCCGCTGCTACTATTTCTACGACCTGGCCACGCCCTGCAACAAGCGGGAGCCCGGCTCGGGCTGCTCGGCCATCGGCGGCTACAACCGGATTCACGCCATTCTGGGCACTTCTGAGAGCTGCATTGCCACTCACCCCTCGGATATGTGCATCGGGCTGGCCGCGCTGAATGCCACGGTGCGCGTCACTGGCCCCCAGGGCGAGCGGACGGTTAAGTTCGAGGACTTCCACCGCCTGCCCGAGGACAAACCCGAGCTGGATAACACCCTGGCCGCCGACGAAATCGTGACGGCCATTGACCTGCCCAACGAGGATTTTAGCAAGAATTTCAGCTACCTCAAGCTGCGCGACCGGCAATCCTACGCCTTTGCATTGGTGTCGGTAGCAGCGGCTTTGCAGCTCGACGGCAACACCATCAAAGAAGCCCGCCTGGCCCTGGGCGGTGTGGCCCACAAGCCCTGGCGCGACCAGCAGGCCGAAGCTCTGCTCAAAGGCCAGCCCGCCACGGAAGATACCTTCCGCCGGGCCGCGGCGGCGGTGGTCGAAAATGCCCAGGGCTACGGCCACAACACGTTTAAGATTGAGCTAGCCAAGCGCGCCATTGTGCGGGCCCTCAAGCAGGCCGCCGAAGGCACCCAGCACGCGTCCGACATTTTTACCAACTCGAATCCATGA
- a CDS encoding xanthine dehydrogenase family protein molybdopterin-binding subunit: protein MSTTNYIGKPVNRVDGPAKVTGAAKYAAEFNVPNLAYGHIVSSSIAKGKITKIHADEILAIPGVLQVFSHENVPSLAWFDRSYKDDVAPGGSPFRPLQHAEVKYSMQPVALVVAETFEVARYAASLLRIDYEVEKHDTDLETKRDDGFEPGRGKTGWVPPPKPRGNPDSELKNAAHRIEGEYIHLAQHHNPMEMFASTVEFLGDKKLNIYDKTQGAFNSQQYVMKVFGLNKDEAHVVSQYTGGGFGSGLRPQYQLFLAVLAALELKRSVRVSMTRQQMFSMGHRPHTLQYVELGANPDGSLAALHHHALHETSQFEDYTENVVNWSGMLYQCDNVKLTYQLAKIDVYTPQDMRAPGAATGSFALECAMDEMAYAAGLDPLEFRLRNYAERDQNANKDFSSKKLRECYHEGAAKFGWDQRTPEPRSMRDGDLLVGWGMATGVWDASIQKCAASASLSADGHLTVLSGSNDIGTGTYTIMTQIAAQTLGLPLEAVTFKLGDTNQPEAPLQGGSWTAASVGNAVKQVCDKLGEQLLKLAQKMEDSPLKGAAYEDVEFVNGQIRLNADITQAVVLRDILPASGKDKLEAENTMLPNPVNQLKNSLHAHNAVFVEVKVDPELGTLHVTRVVNAVAAGRILNPKTARSQVLGSVVWGISMALMEESVMDHGFGRYMNHNYSEYHIPVNADIHDIDVIFVEEEDDKVNPLGIKGLGEVGLLGVAAAVANAAYHATGKRIRNLPVSIDKLLL from the coding sequence ATGAGCACGACCAACTATATCGGTAAGCCCGTCAACCGCGTCGATGGGCCGGCCAAAGTAACGGGCGCGGCCAAGTACGCCGCCGAGTTCAACGTGCCGAATCTGGCCTACGGCCACATCGTGAGCAGCTCGATTGCCAAAGGCAAAATCACTAAGATTCACGCCGACGAAATACTGGCCATTCCGGGCGTGTTGCAGGTTTTTTCCCACGAAAATGTGCCTTCCCTGGCCTGGTTTGACCGCAGCTACAAGGACGACGTAGCCCCCGGCGGCTCCCCGTTCCGGCCGCTGCAGCATGCCGAGGTAAAGTATAGCATGCAGCCCGTGGCGCTGGTCGTGGCCGAAACCTTCGAGGTGGCCCGCTACGCCGCCAGCTTGCTCCGCATCGACTACGAGGTGGAAAAACACGATACCGACTTGGAAACCAAGCGCGACGACGGCTTCGAGCCCGGCCGGGGCAAAACCGGCTGGGTACCCCCGCCCAAACCCCGCGGCAACCCCGATTCGGAGCTCAAAAACGCGGCTCACCGCATCGAGGGCGAGTATATCCACCTGGCCCAGCACCACAACCCGATGGAAATGTTTGCGTCCACGGTGGAATTCCTCGGCGACAAAAAGCTCAACATCTACGACAAAACCCAGGGCGCCTTCAATTCCCAGCAGTACGTCATGAAGGTGTTTGGGCTCAATAAGGACGAGGCCCACGTGGTGTCGCAGTACACTGGCGGCGGCTTCGGCTCGGGGCTGCGGCCCCAGTATCAATTGTTTCTGGCCGTGCTGGCGGCGTTGGAGCTCAAACGCTCAGTGCGCGTGTCGATGACGCGGCAGCAGATGTTCAGCATGGGCCACCGCCCCCACACGCTGCAGTATGTGGAGCTGGGCGCCAACCCCGACGGCTCCCTGGCCGCCCTGCACCACCACGCGTTGCACGAAACCTCCCAATTTGAGGACTACACCGAAAACGTGGTTAACTGGTCGGGCATGCTCTACCAGTGCGACAACGTGAAGCTGACCTACCAGCTGGCTAAAATCGACGTGTACACGCCCCAGGACATGCGCGCCCCCGGCGCGGCCACCGGCTCGTTTGCCCTGGAATGCGCCATGGACGAAATGGCCTACGCCGCCGGCCTCGACCCGCTCGAATTCCGCCTGCGCAACTACGCCGAGCGCGACCAGAACGCCAACAAGGACTTTTCGAGCAAAAAGCTGCGCGAGTGCTACCACGAAGGCGCCGCCAAATTCGGCTGGGACCAGCGCACCCCCGAGCCCCGCTCCATGCGCGACGGCGACCTGCTGGTGGGCTGGGGCATGGCCACCGGCGTTTGGGATGCCAGCATCCAGAAGTGCGCCGCCAGTGCTTCGCTTTCGGCCGACGGCCACCTCACGGTACTCAGCGGCTCCAACGACATCGGCACGGGCACCTACACCATCATGACCCAGATTGCGGCCCAAACCCTGGGCTTGCCCCTGGAAGCCGTGACCTTCAAGCTCGGCGACACCAACCAGCCCGAGGCCCCGCTGCAGGGCGGCTCCTGGACGGCCGCCTCGGTCGGCAACGCCGTGAAGCAGGTGTGCGACAAGCTGGGCGAGCAGCTGCTCAAGCTGGCTCAGAAGATGGAAGACTCCCCGTTGAAAGGTGCGGCGTACGAGGACGTGGAATTCGTCAACGGCCAGATTCGGCTGAACGCTGATATCACGCAGGCCGTGGTGCTGCGCGACATTCTGCCCGCCAGCGGCAAGGACAAGCTGGAGGCCGAAAACACGATGCTGCCCAACCCCGTCAACCAGCTCAAGAACTCCCTGCACGCCCATAACGCGGTGTTCGTGGAAGTGAAAGTAGACCCCGAACTGGGCACCCTGCACGTGACGCGCGTGGTAAATGCCGTGGCCGCCGGCCGCATCCTGAACCCCAAAACGGCCCGCTCTCAGGTGCTGGGCTCGGTGGTGTGGGGCATCAGCATGGCCCTGATGGAGGAAAGCGTGATGGACCACGGTTTCGGCCGCTACATGAACCACAACTACAGCGAGTACCACATTCCCGTCAACGCCGACATCCACGACATCGACGTGATTTTCGTGGAGGAGGAAGACGATAAGGTGAACCCGCTGGGCATCAAAGGCTTGGGCGAAGTAGGCCTGCTGGGCGTGGCCGCCGCCGTGGCCAACGCTGCCTACCACGCCACCGGCAAGCGCATCCGCAACCTGCCGGTTTCCATTGATAAGCTGCTGCTGTAA
- a CDS encoding class I SAM-dependent methyltransferase produces the protein MADSWTAKWDERYSTEAFAYGELPNHYLQEQLAKLPVGKILFPAEGEGRNAVYAATLGWQVSAFDISSAGQQKARQLAAAKGVSLDYRVGELSALDFAPAQFDVIALIYAHFPASIKSTYHRQLSTYLRPGGTLIFEAFSKKHLEYLARNEKVGGPKDVESLFSLEEIRADFADYDFIELAETEIELAEGLYHNGQGSVIRCVARKN, from the coding sequence ATGGCCGATTCCTGGACAGCCAAATGGGACGAACGATACAGCACGGAAGCCTTTGCTTACGGGGAGTTGCCCAACCATTACTTACAAGAACAACTGGCCAAGCTGCCCGTGGGCAAGATTCTGTTCCCGGCCGAAGGTGAGGGCCGCAATGCGGTGTATGCCGCCACTCTGGGCTGGCAGGTTTCGGCCTTCGACATCAGCAGCGCCGGCCAGCAGAAAGCCCGGCAGCTGGCCGCCGCCAAAGGCGTAAGCCTGGACTACCGGGTTGGGGAGCTCTCGGCCCTGGATTTTGCCCCGGCGCAGTTCGACGTTATAGCCCTGATTTACGCTCATTTCCCGGCCAGTATCAAATCGACTTATCACCGCCAGCTCAGCACGTATTTGCGCCCGGGCGGCACCCTCATTTTCGAGGCCTTCAGCAAAAAGCATCTGGAGTACCTGGCCCGGAACGAGAAAGTCGGGGGCCCAAAGGATGTCGAGTCGTTGTTCTCCCTGGAGGAAATTCGCGCCGACTTTGCCGACTACGACTTTATCGAGCTGGCCGAAACCGAAATCGAGCTGGCGGAAGGGCTTTACCACAATGGGCAAGGGTCCGTTATCCGGTGTGTGGCCCGGAAGAACTAA
- a CDS encoding serine hydrolase domain-containing protein, producing the protein MIQTRTPKRLPVFFLFLLLSSLSAKAQISHPKIDSLINAYVAINKFNGSALVVKDGKKIYEKSFGYRNAANKSLNSASSIFPIGSLSKSFTALVVLKLAEEKKLAINDPISNYIPDYPRGSEIQIRHLLSNSSGIYEIFRNPEYVKQLNTNTTFSREDLIAFFKEKPLDFEPGSQFSYSNSGFDLLGIIIEKVTGLSYSEAASKYIFKPLKMNNSGFDFKNLKNANKVVQYSFISKTRQVETKPWNSSLNFSSGGLYSTTNDLLKFYQGLSSFKIVSRETFSQATTPFRGHYGYGWFIDQIHGDRVINHGGNVEGATSYFLMIPEQKIGIILLNNITSTSLEKIGNSMYAALQNMPYSLPKPKKGIELTATTLLKYTGTFEVSESYKVKIYEDAHRLFVQVNDANGIPLSAEKEGVFFVNDDDIVLEFISKDDKVVQLKIKQGLSTKVADKVG; encoded by the coding sequence ATGATCCAAACCAGGACCCCAAAACGCCTGCCGGTATTCTTCCTTTTTCTGCTTCTAAGCAGCCTCTCGGCAAAGGCCCAAATCAGCCATCCTAAAATTGACAGCCTGATAAATGCTTACGTCGCTATCAACAAATTCAATGGCTCGGCTTTGGTCGTCAAGGATGGTAAAAAGATTTACGAAAAAAGCTTTGGCTATCGGAATGCAGCCAACAAAAGCCTGAATAGTGCTAGTAGCATATTCCCAATTGGCTCATTAAGCAAATCCTTTACTGCCTTAGTTGTTTTAAAACTTGCCGAAGAGAAAAAGCTAGCTATTAATGACCCAATCAGCAACTATATTCCGGACTATCCCAGGGGAAGTGAAATCCAAATCCGGCACCTTCTCTCAAACAGCTCTGGCATCTACGAAATATTCAGAAATCCGGAGTACGTTAAACAGCTAAATACCAACACGACGTTTAGCCGCGAAGATTTAATAGCTTTCTTCAAAGAAAAGCCTTTAGACTTCGAGCCGGGCAGCCAATTCAGCTACTCAAACTCGGGCTTTGATTTACTAGGCATCATTATCGAAAAAGTCACGGGGTTATCCTACTCAGAAGCGGCAAGCAAGTATATATTCAAGCCCCTAAAAATGAACAACAGCGGCTTTGATTTTAAGAATTTAAAAAACGCAAATAAAGTAGTCCAATACTCCTTTATATCTAAGACAAGACAAGTTGAAACCAAGCCCTGGAATTCGAGCCTAAATTTCTCATCCGGGGGCTTGTACAGCACAACGAACGACCTGCTCAAGTTCTACCAGGGGCTAAGTAGCTTCAAAATAGTTTCCAGAGAAACGTTCAGTCAGGCCACCACACCCTTCCGGGGCCACTATGGCTACGGTTGGTTTATTGACCAGATACACGGGGATAGGGTAATCAATCATGGCGGAAATGTAGAAGGCGCCACCAGCTATTTTCTGATGATACCCGAGCAGAAGATAGGCATTATACTATTGAATAATATTACGTCAACCTCGTTGGAAAAAATAGGCAATTCCATGTATGCGGCTTTGCAAAACATGCCCTACAGTCTCCCTAAGCCCAAGAAAGGAATTGAGCTAACCGCAACCACTTTGCTAAAGTATACGGGCACCTTTGAAGTATCGGAAAGCTACAAAGTGAAAATCTACGAGGACGCGCACCGGCTTTTTGTACAGGTTAATGATGCTAACGGAATACCGCTGTCGGCCGAAAAGGAAGGTGTTTTTTTCGTGAACGACGACGATATTGTGCTCGAGTTTATTTCTAAAGATGACAAAGTCGTTCAATTGAAAATCAAGCAGGGCTTGTCAACAAAAGTAGCCGATAAAGTAGGCTAA